A window from Pedobacter africanus encodes these proteins:
- a CDS encoding bifunctional 3,4-dihydroxy-2-butanone-4-phosphate synthase/GTP cyclohydrolase II yields MEIKLDAIEDAIADIKAGKVIIVVDDEDRENEGDFLTAAANVTPEVINFMATYGRGLICAPLTEQRCDELGLESMVGKNTAAYETNFTVSVDLLGHGCTTGISASDRSKTIRALIDPNIDPSELGRPGHIFPLRAKDGGVLRRAGHTEATVDLARLAGMEEAGVLVEILKEDGEMARLPDLIKIAERHQLRIISIKDLIAYRLSKESLIKEEVTVNLPTQWGDFKMTAYTQLDNNATHLAISKGEWLEDEPVLARVHSSCVTGDIFGSCRCDCGPQLHKAMEMIDKEGKGVVVYMNQEGRGIGLINKLRSYNLQDAGFDTVEANIKLGFKGDERDYGVGAQILRAQGVTKMRLMSNNPTKRAGLIGYGLEIVENIAIEIESNVHNEHYLKTKRDKMGHQIMKG; encoded by the coding sequence ATGGAAATTAAACTGGATGCAATAGAAGATGCTATTGCTGATATAAAAGCGGGAAAAGTTATTATCGTTGTTGATGATGAAGATAGGGAGAATGAAGGAGATTTTCTGACGGCAGCTGCCAATGTTACCCCGGAGGTGATCAATTTTATGGCAACATATGGCCGTGGTTTAATCTGTGCGCCTTTAACGGAGCAAAGGTGTGATGAGCTGGGATTGGAATCTATGGTTGGGAAGAACACTGCAGCCTATGAAACGAACTTCACAGTATCTGTAGATTTGCTGGGGCACGGTTGTACTACGGGAATTTCGGCTTCAGACAGATCGAAAACAATCCGGGCGCTAATCGATCCTAACATAGATCCTTCAGAATTAGGCAGACCCGGACATATTTTCCCATTGAGAGCGAAGGATGGAGGGGTATTAAGAAGGGCAGGCCATACAGAGGCTACTGTGGATCTGGCCCGGCTGGCTGGCATGGAAGAAGCTGGTGTCCTGGTGGAGATATTAAAAGAAGACGGTGAAATGGCCAGGCTTCCTGATCTGATCAAGATTGCCGAAAGACATCAACTTAGAATTATTTCAATCAAAGACCTTATTGCCTACAGATTGAGTAAAGAAAGCCTGATTAAAGAGGAGGTGACTGTAAATTTGCCTACTCAATGGGGGGATTTTAAAATGACGGCATATACGCAACTGGATAATAATGCGACTCATCTTGCCATCAGTAAAGGTGAATGGCTTGAAGATGAACCTGTTTTGGCAAGGGTACATAGTTCCTGTGTAACGGGTGATATTTTTGGCTCTTGTCGTTGCGATTGCGGACCTCAGCTCCATAAAGCGATGGAAATGATTGACAAAGAGGGGAAAGGGGTTGTTGTCTATATGAACCAGGAAGGCAGAGGGATCGGACTGATCAATAAGCTGCGTTCTTATAACTTGCAGGATGCTGGGTTTGACACCGTTGAGGCCAATATTAAGTTAGGTTTTAAAGGCGATGAACGTGATTATGGTGTAGGTGCCCAGATATTGAGGGCGCAAGGTGTAACTAAAATGAGACTAATGTCTAACAATCCTACCAAAAGGGCTGGTTTAATTGGCTATGGTTTGGAAATTGTAGAAAATATTGCGATAGAAATCGAAAGTAATGTACACAATGAGCATTACCTGAAAACAAAACGTGATAAAATGGGACATCAGATCATGAAAGGTTAG
- a CDS encoding LptF/LptG family permease, whose translation MKKIHLLLVKAFIKPFFVTFFIVMFILLMLFLFKYIDDLIGKGFEWYVILELMYYASAANVSMALPLSILLSSIMTFGTLGENYELVAIKSAGVSLQKAMRPLLVLIVFLAISSFIFSDYMLPKANLKFGSLLWDIRNKKLSFLIKEGVFNNSIPGYSIRVDKKGADGISLHNVMIYDHTSNNGIAKIIIAKSGKMSKNDDYLLLTLHDGVRYEESSGKNAAYNPRQELTRMRFKETDQKFDISSFKMNRTDEEGFRGNTQMLNLKGLTKKEDSLKKELAVVNKSAALNLSGYYKQNSYTKGYTKINTPAKKIGGEILNTIPKNQKLAVIQSALDQANSIQQATSGRLAEHADRVKNIIKVQIEYQKKFTLAASCLLLFFIGAPLGAIIRKGGLGLPVVMAIVFFLIYHIIATVSEKSATQGSLTPFFGMWLAIIILSPLGAFLTYKATVDSALFDVNYFKSLLVNFFKRFSSKKTAQKA comes from the coding sequence TTGAAAAAGATACATTTACTACTTGTCAAAGCATTTATAAAGCCTTTCTTCGTCACTTTTTTTATAGTGATGTTTATCCTGTTGATGCTGTTTTTGTTCAAATACATTGACGACCTGATCGGAAAGGGCTTTGAGTGGTACGTTATTCTCGAGCTCATGTATTATGCTTCGGCGGCCAATGTGTCTATGGCCCTGCCGCTCTCCATTTTGCTGTCTTCTATTATGACTTTTGGAACACTTGGAGAGAACTACGAACTGGTAGCCATAAAATCTGCCGGCGTATCGTTGCAAAAAGCAATGCGGCCATTATTGGTATTGATCGTTTTTCTAGCCATTAGCTCCTTTATTTTTTCCGATTACATGCTGCCAAAGGCCAATTTGAAATTTGGTTCTTTGTTGTGGGACATACGAAATAAAAAACTTTCTTTCCTGATTAAAGAGGGGGTATTTAACAACAGCATACCGGGATATTCCATTAGAGTAGATAAGAAAGGAGCCGATGGGATTTCTTTGCATAATGTAATGATATACGATCATACCAGTAACAATGGTATAGCAAAGATCATTATAGCGAAGAGCGGCAAGATGTCTAAAAATGATGATTATCTGCTACTTACTTTACATGATGGAGTCAGGTATGAGGAGTCGAGTGGTAAGAATGCCGCTTATAATCCAAGGCAGGAACTAACCAGAATGCGATTTAAGGAAACAGATCAAAAATTTGACATTTCGAGTTTTAAGATGAACAGGACGGATGAAGAAGGATTTAGGGGAAATACTCAGATGCTTAACTTGAAAGGCCTTACAAAAAAAGAGGATTCCCTGAAGAAAGAACTTGCAGTGGTAAATAAATCAGCCGCTTTGAACCTGAGTGGTTACTATAAACAGAACAGTTACACCAAAGGCTATACTAAAATCAATACCCCGGCAAAAAAAATCGGAGGCGAGATCTTAAATACTATTCCTAAGAATCAGAAATTGGCAGTTATACAAAGTGCACTGGACCAGGCGAATTCAATTCAGCAAGCTACATCAGGGCGGTTGGCTGAACATGCCGACCGTGTTAAAAATATCATAAAAGTTCAGATAGAGTATCAGAAAAAATTCACTTTGGCCGCATCATGTTTACTGTTGTTTTTTATTGGGGCTCCTTTAGGTGCCATTATCAGAAAAGGCGGACTGGGATTACCTGTTGTAATGGCTATTGTATTTTTTCTGATCTATCATATCATAGCAACTGTTTCTGAGAAATCCGCTACGCAGGGTTCTTTAACTCCTTTTTTCGGAATGTGGCTTGCTATTATCATTCTGTCCCCTTTGGGCGCATTTCTTACCTATAAGGCTACAGTAGATTCAGCCTTGTTTGATGTGAATTACTTCAAAAGCCTGCTTGTTAATTTTTTCAAAAGATTTTCATCAAAAAAAACGGCACAAAAGGCATAG
- a CDS encoding START-like domain-containing protein — protein sequence MSEKKKFTLEYELRSSPRILFSFISEPNGLSQWFADDVIFRDQVYTFTWDDEVQKAKLLSVKENKLVKFKWIDDEPHCYFEMEIVQDELTNDVALSITDFATDDTLAERRQIWDNQINYLHSVLGA from the coding sequence ATGTCAGAAAAGAAAAAATTTACTTTAGAATATGAATTGAGATCGTCTCCGCGTATTTTATTTAGCTTTATCAGTGAACCTAATGGCTTGTCGCAGTGGTTTGCTGATGATGTAATTTTCCGTGATCAGGTGTATACTTTTACATGGGACGATGAGGTGCAGAAAGCCAAGTTGTTAAGCGTTAAGGAGAATAAACTGGTAAAGTTCAAATGGATAGACGATGAGCCGCACTGCTATTTTGAAATGGAAATTGTTCAGGATGAATTGACCAATGATGTAGCGCTTTCAATTACGGATTTTGCTACTGACGATACACTTGCAGAACGCAGACAGATATGGGATAACCAGATCAACTATCTCCACAGCGTATTAGGTGCTTAA